Sequence from the Bacillus sp. es.036 genome:
TAAGGGAAGCTAGATTTGATATCGATGATAGTAAACGAGTCTTTGATCACCATCATTCGACTTACTCGTCGAATTGGGTTGGAGAGGCACGTGAAGCTTATGAATCGCTTATCGGAGAACTCGAACACGCAACTCAAAGTGTGTATGCGGTTCATGAGGAACTGACCTCTGCGATTAACGAAGAAATCGACCGACTTCTTCAGAAAGCGGAGGGCCTAAAGTGACGAGAATAGCAATTAAACCAGAACAATTAGATCAGCTGGCAAGCGGCATCCAGGATGCCGAGCGAAAAGCAGATGAAGCGATCAGCGATTTTAAATGGAACTATCAATCTCTTCTAATGAACATCACGGGCGCGAACACCGGTAAGATTGATGCTCTTCAAGCGGAGTTACAGTATGAGAT
This genomic interval carries:
- a CDS encoding DUF5082 domain-containing protein, with the translated sequence MLNELEEFKRYLERMKYRAEAEALEAYLGKVREARFDIDDSKRVFDHHHSTYSSNWVGEAREAYESLIGELEHATQSVYAVHEELTSAINEEIDRLLQKAEGLK